A genome region from Eurosta solidaginis isolate ZX-2024a chromosome 2, ASM4086904v1, whole genome shotgun sequence includes the following:
- the LOC137239051 gene encoding uncharacterized protein — protein DSTEASTTEASTTVETSPEIESTQASTTEASISVKTSAATESTETSTTEASTTVETSPETASTEASTIVETSPKIESTEAHTTEASTTGETSPEAESTESPTTEASTTVETSPEIESTQASTTEASISVKTSAATESTETSTTEASTSVEISPETVSTEASTTVETSPETESTEAPTTEASTAVETSPETESTEASITEASTALETSPETASTEASTTVETSPEAESTESPTTEASTTVETSFN, from the exons GATTCAACTGAAGCATCTACTACTGAAGCATCAACTACTGTAGAAACTTCGCCCGAAATAGAATCAACTCAAGCATCTACTACTGAAGCATCAATCAGTGTAAAAACATCGGCAGCAACAGAGTCCACCGAAACATCTACTACTGAAGCATCAACTACTGTCgaaacttcgcctgaaacagCATCAACTGAAGCATCAACCATCGTAGAAACTTCGCCTAAAATAGAATCGACTGAAGCACATACTACTGAAGCATCAACTACTGGAGAAACTTCGCCTGAAGCAGAATCGACTGAATCACCTACTACTGAAGCATCAACTACTGTAGAAACTTCGCCCGAAATAGAATCAACTCAAGCATCTACTACTGAAGCATCAATCAGTGTAAAAACATCGGCAGCAACAGAGTCCACCGAAACATCTACTACTGAAGCATCAACTTCTGTAGAAATTTCACCTGAAACAGTATCAACTGAAGCATCAACTACTGTAgaaacttcgcctgaaacagAATCGACTGAAGCACCTACTACTGAAGCATCAACTGCTGTAgaaacttcgcctgaaacagAATCGACTGAAGCATCTATTACTGAAGCATCAACTGCTCTAgaaacttcgcctgaaacagCATCAACTGAAGCATCAACTACTGTAGAAACTTCGCCTGAAGCAGAATCGACTGAATCACCTACTACTGAAGCATCAACTACTGTAgaaacttc ATTCAACTGA